A portion of the Stella humosa genome contains these proteins:
- a CDS encoding ABC transporter permease, translated as MSVVIEEAAGGRRRSIAPALVGPATILVILVLVIPMAILFRYSLNQFVPGKFMVEAVTVENYVKFFTDAYYLKVLWTTIQVAVACTIISLTLAFPVAYFLARTTSRFKSLLVILAVFPLMVGNVVRAAGWMVVLGNEGVVNALLRWAGVIAEPIKLLYTPTAVVIGIIAVVLPYMILTLQSVLEGIDYSVEEAALNLGAKPSTTFFRIVLPLAMPGVLAGTVLVFILCMNAYATPVLLGGPQFKMMAPALYDQIARSTNWPFGAALAFVLMTTTLTLTILSTIFLQRRIRR; from the coding sequence GTGAGCGTCGTCATCGAAGAAGCGGCCGGCGGGCGGCGGCGCTCGATCGCGCCGGCCCTGGTCGGGCCGGCGACGATCCTGGTCATCCTCGTCCTCGTCATCCCGATGGCGATCCTGTTCCGGTACAGCCTGAACCAGTTCGTCCCCGGCAAGTTCATGGTCGAGGCGGTGACGGTGGAGAACTACGTCAAGTTCTTCACCGACGCCTATTATCTCAAGGTCCTGTGGACCACCATCCAGGTGGCCGTGGCCTGTACCATCATCAGCCTGACGCTGGCATTTCCGGTCGCCTATTTCCTGGCCCGCACCACCAGCCGCTTCAAGAGCCTGCTGGTCATCCTGGCGGTCTTCCCGCTGATGGTGGGCAACGTCGTGCGGGCGGCGGGCTGGATGGTGGTGCTGGGCAACGAGGGGGTGGTGAACGCGCTGCTGCGCTGGGCCGGCGTGATCGCCGAGCCGATCAAGCTGCTCTACACGCCGACCGCGGTCGTCATCGGCATCATCGCGGTCGTCCTGCCCTACATGATCCTGACCCTGCAGAGCGTGCTGGAGGGCATCGACTATTCGGTCGAGGAGGCTGCCCTCAACCTCGGCGCCAAGCCGTCGACCACCTTCTTCCGGATCGTCCTGCCGCTGGCGATGCCGGGCGTGCTGGCCGGCACGGTGCTGGTCTTCATCCTCTGCATGAATGCCTATGCCACGCCCGTGCTGCTGGGCGGGCCGCAGTTCAAGATGATGGCGCCCGCCCTCTACGACCAGATCGCGCGCTCGACCAACTGGCCGTTCGGCGCCGCACTCGCCTTCGTGCTGATGACGACGACGCTGACGCTGACTATCCTGTCGACGATCTTCCTGCAGCGGCGCATCCGCCGCTGA
- the ggt gene encoding gamma-glutamyltransferase: protein MERGMVVAPQNDAAEVGARIFLAGGNAVDAAVATAFAQGVMDQMMCGMAGFGAAHVYLPKQGVHAVINFFSKAPLAVRPDMWRDILEYETRDGFGFVLKGRVNDLGYQSVAVPGTVAGLHGMHSLYGRLPWADVVLPAARIAEEGYRITPAVHDYWTKIENMGRVEIIDRLRFTPEYASLFFDGEGVPLRPGTKVSNPDYGRSLRAVAADGPAAFYRGAMADAIAADFAARGGLLAKADLETYEAEWTPPIWGSYRGLRVASNPPPGCGAMLLRMLHILEHFDLKALGFNTPEYIRVVAEAMKRAQIVKDRDIGDPHFVDIPAEAIFDREAARADAEAIRRGEVAKVPRASTVEGADTTHLCTLDADGNTVTMTHTLGMQSGVITPGLGFMYNGAMAMFDPRPGRSQSLAPNKRRVSSLAPTILFKGDDPFLILGAPGGSNIPMGILQVILNVVDHGMSVVEAVNAPRFSATGDAIDVASRIPVMTCEALGAMGYQTIRSVLPYICARVHAIMVDGDQVTGGADPSTGGSILTV, encoded by the coding sequence ATGGAACGAGGCATGGTCGTGGCGCCGCAGAACGATGCGGCGGAGGTCGGCGCGCGCATATTCCTGGCCGGCGGCAACGCCGTCGACGCGGCGGTCGCGACCGCGTTCGCTCAGGGCGTCATGGACCAGATGATGTGCGGCATGGCCGGCTTCGGCGCGGCCCATGTCTATCTGCCCAAGCAGGGCGTGCATGCGGTCATCAACTTCTTCTCCAAGGCGCCGCTGGCCGTGCGCCCCGACATGTGGCGCGACATCCTGGAATACGAGACGCGCGACGGCTTCGGCTTCGTGCTGAAGGGCCGGGTGAACGACCTGGGCTACCAGTCGGTGGCCGTGCCCGGCACCGTCGCCGGCCTGCACGGCATGCACAGCCTCTATGGCCGGCTGCCCTGGGCCGACGTGGTGCTGCCGGCCGCCCGCATCGCCGAGGAGGGCTATCGCATCACGCCCGCCGTCCATGACTACTGGACGAAGATCGAGAACATGGGCCGGGTCGAGATCATCGACCGCCTGCGCTTCACGCCGGAATATGCCTCGCTCTTCTTCGATGGCGAGGGCGTGCCGCTGCGCCCGGGCACCAAGGTCAGCAACCCCGACTATGGCCGCAGCCTGCGCGCCGTCGCGGCCGATGGCCCGGCCGCCTTCTATCGCGGCGCCATGGCCGACGCGATCGCGGCCGATTTCGCCGCCCGAGGCGGCCTGCTGGCCAAGGCCGACCTGGAGACCTACGAGGCGGAATGGACGCCGCCCATCTGGGGCAGCTATCGCGGCCTGCGCGTGGCCTCCAACCCGCCGCCCGGCTGCGGCGCCATGCTGCTGCGCATGTTGCACATCCTGGAGCATTTCGACCTGAAGGCGCTGGGCTTCAACACGCCCGAATACATCCGCGTCGTGGCCGAGGCGATGAAGCGCGCCCAGATCGTCAAGGACCGCGACATCGGCGACCCCCACTTCGTCGACATCCCGGCCGAGGCGATCTTCGACCGCGAGGCCGCCCGTGCCGATGCCGAGGCGATCCGCCGGGGCGAGGTGGCGAAGGTGCCGCGCGCGTCGACGGTAGAGGGGGCCGACACCACCCATCTCTGCACGCTGGACGCCGATGGCAACACCGTCACCATGACCCACACGCTGGGCATGCAGTCGGGCGTCATCACCCCCGGCCTGGGCTTCATGTACAATGGCGCCATGGCGATGTTCGACCCGCGGCCCGGCCGGTCGCAGTCGCTGGCGCCCAACAAGCGCCGGGTCAGCTCGCTGGCACCGACGATCCTCTTCAAGGGCGACGACCCGTTCCTCATCCTGGGCGCCCCCGGCGGTTCGAACATCCCGATGGGCATCCTCCAGGTGATCCTGAACGTGGTCGACCACGGCATGTCGGTGGTCGAGGCGGTGAACGCGCCGCGCTTCTCGGCCACGGGCGACGCCATCGACGTCGCCTCGCGCATCCCGGTCATGACCTGCGAGGCGCTGGGCGCGATGGGCTACCAGACCATCCGCAGCGTCCTGCCCTACATTTGCGCCCGCGTGCACGCGATCATGGTCGATGGCGACCAGGTCACCGGCGGCGCCGACCCGTCGACGGGCGGCTCCATCCTGACCGTGTAG
- a CDS encoding sensor histidine kinase, producing MLARLLRKPGRMGPVTGLSSRLLVMTVFFVMLVEVFVYAPSVARFRVDWLEQRVSAAQLTVIALEATPDASVTVELANRLLDQVGAHAIVVPPTATSVRRGIFRDMPPAMDVSLDLRDPGFFTLISDAFGTLIHGGERVLWVKANAPSLVGGRVDLLIDEAPLRRAMIAFSWRILGLSLLISFLTAALIFVTLRWMIVRPLREIARSMIRFKENPEDASRSEAPSARSDEIGLVRRELAAMEATVRQALRQRARLAALGEAVTRINHDLRNILTTVSLLSDRLSGSDDPDVRRVSPTLMAAIDRAVQLCQRTLDFAREGGPLLKRSRFALAALVEELKPILSAPNGREFTLENAVDPALEIEADRDLIFRVLSNLGHNAAAAGAARVTVTATVEGGQTMISVTDDGPGLPPKAIANLFQPFAGAGRSGGTGLGLAIARELMRAHGGDATLVRSDASGTVFRLRLPIAEGAAAPQ from the coding sequence ATGCTGGCCCGCCTGCTGCGCAAGCCCGGCCGGATGGGCCCGGTCACCGGCCTGTCGAGCCGGCTGCTGGTGATGACGGTCTTCTTCGTCATGCTGGTGGAGGTGTTCGTCTATGCCCCGTCGGTCGCCCGCTTCCGCGTCGACTGGCTGGAGCAGCGGGTGAGTGCGGCCCAGCTTACCGTCATCGCGCTGGAAGCCACGCCCGACGCCTCCGTCACGGTGGAGCTGGCCAACCGCCTGCTGGACCAAGTGGGGGCGCACGCGATCGTCGTGCCGCCGACCGCCACCAGCGTGCGCCGCGGCATCTTCCGCGACATGCCGCCGGCGATGGACGTGTCGCTCGACCTGCGCGACCCCGGCTTCTTCACGCTGATATCGGACGCCTTCGGCACGCTGATCCATGGCGGCGAGCGGGTGCTGTGGGTGAAGGCCAACGCCCCCAGCCTGGTCGGCGGCCGGGTCGACCTGCTGATCGACGAGGCCCCCCTGCGCCGGGCCATGATCGCCTTCTCGTGGCGCATTCTCGGCCTGTCGCTGCTGATCTCGTTCCTGACCGCCGCCCTCATCTTCGTCACGCTGCGCTGGATGATCGTGCGGCCGCTGCGCGAGATCGCGCGCAGCATGATCCGCTTCAAGGAGAACCCCGAGGACGCCAGCCGGTCCGAGGCGCCATCGGCGCGCAGCGACGAGATCGGCCTGGTCCGCCGCGAGCTGGCGGCGATGGAAGCGACCGTGCGCCAGGCCCTGCGCCAGCGCGCGCGCCTGGCCGCCCTGGGCGAGGCGGTGACCCGCATCAACCACGACCTGCGCAATATCCTGACCACCGTCAGCCTGCTGTCGGACCGGCTGAGCGGCAGCGACGACCCCGACGTGCGGCGCGTGTCGCCGACCCTGATGGCGGCCATCGACCGCGCCGTCCAGCTCTGCCAGCGCACGCTGGACTTCGCGCGCGAGGGCGGGCCGCTGCTGAAGCGCAGCCGCTTTGCCCTGGCCGCGCTGGTGGAGGAGCTGAAGCCGATCCTGTCGGCGCCGAACGGGCGGGAATTCACGCTGGAGAACGCGGTCGACCCGGCGCTGGAGATCGAGGCCGACCGCGACCTCATCTTCCGCGTGCTGTCGAACCTGGGCCACAACGCCGCGGCCGCCGGTGCCGCCCGCGTCACCGTGACAGCGACCGTGGAAGGCGGGCAGACCATGATCTCCGTCACCGACGACGGGCCGGGCCTGCCGCCCAAGGCGATCGCCAACCTGTTCCAGCCCTTCGCCGGCGCCGGCCGCAGCGGCGGCACGGGCCTGGGCCTGGCCATCGCCCGCGAACTGATGCGCGCCCATGGCGGCGATGCCACCCTGGTGCGCAGCGACGCCAGCGGCACCGTCTTCCGGCTGCGCCTGCCGATCGCCGAGGGGGCCGCCGCCCCCCAATAG
- a CDS encoding dihydrolipoyl dehydrogenase family protein: MDGIAADICVIGGGSGGLSVAAGAAQMGARTVLIEKGLMGGDCLNFGCVPSKALLAAAHAAAGIGHAARLGVDAGPVAVDFERVCAHVRATIAAIAPHDSVARFEGLGVTVLQAAARFTGPDTVEAGGRTVRARRFVIATGSTPLVPQIPGLDGVPYMTNETIFDCPALPRHLLVIGGGPVGIELAQAFGRLGSRVTVLQGTTILPRDDAELVAVVRDRLLAEGMAIHEGARAATVAMDGEEIVVTTADGVRVAGSHLLVAAGRRPTVAGLDLERAGIAFSAGGIAVDRRLRTGNRRIFALGDVIGGYQFTHMAGYQAGIVLRNALFRWPARACDRAVPWATYTEPELAQVGLSEATARAQGREVRVLRATMADNDRARAEGRTEGLVKIVTDRRGRVLGAGIAAAHAGELIQPWILAVGRGLGIGAMAGMIAPYPTLGEAGRRAAGSFFTPTLYGRRTRWLVRLLQRLG, encoded by the coding sequence ATGGATGGCATTGCCGCGGACATCTGCGTCATCGGCGGCGGCTCCGGCGGGCTCAGCGTCGCCGCGGGTGCCGCCCAGATGGGCGCGCGCACGGTGCTGATCGAGAAAGGCCTGATGGGCGGCGACTGCCTGAATTTCGGCTGCGTGCCGTCCAAGGCCCTGCTGGCCGCGGCCCATGCCGCCGCCGGCATCGGCCATGCCGCCCGGCTGGGGGTCGATGCCGGCCCGGTCGCCGTCGATTTCGAGCGCGTGTGCGCCCATGTGCGGGCCACCATCGCCGCCATCGCCCCGCACGATTCGGTCGCCCGCTTCGAGGGGCTAGGCGTGACCGTCCTCCAGGCCGCGGCGCGCTTCACCGGCCCCGACACGGTCGAGGCCGGTGGCCGGACGGTGCGGGCCAGGCGCTTCGTCATCGCCACCGGCTCCACCCCGCTGGTGCCGCAGATCCCGGGTCTGGACGGCGTGCCCTACATGACCAACGAGACCATCTTCGACTGCCCCGCCCTGCCCCGGCACCTGCTGGTGATCGGCGGCGGGCCGGTCGGTATCGAGCTGGCCCAGGCCTTCGGCCGCCTCGGCAGCCGGGTGACCGTGCTGCAGGGGACCACCATCCTGCCGCGCGACGACGCCGAGCTGGTGGCCGTCGTCCGCGATCGGCTGCTGGCCGAGGGGATGGCCATCCACGAGGGCGCGCGCGCGGCGACCGTCGCCATGGACGGCGAAGAGATCGTCGTGACGACCGCGGACGGCGTGCGAGTCGCGGGCAGCCACCTGCTGGTGGCGGCCGGGCGCCGTCCCACCGTGGCGGGCCTCGACCTGGAGCGGGCCGGCATCGCCTTCTCGGCTGGCGGAATTGCCGTCGACCGCCGGCTGCGGACCGGCAATCGCCGGATCTTCGCGCTGGGCGACGTCATCGGCGGCTACCAATTCACCCACATGGCGGGCTATCAAGCCGGCATCGTGCTGCGCAACGCCCTTTTCCGCTGGCCGGCCCGCGCCTGCGATCGCGCCGTGCCGTGGGCCACCTATACCGAACCCGAGCTGGCCCAGGTCGGCCTGTCGGAGGCGACGGCGCGCGCCCAGGGCCGCGAGGTCCGGGTGCTGCGCGCGACCATGGCCGACAACGACCGCGCCCGCGCCGAGGGCCGGACCGAGGGGCTGGTGAAGATCGTGACCGACCGTCGCGGCCGGGTGCTGGGGGCGGGCATCGCCGCCGCCCATGCGGGCGAGCTGATCCAGCCCTGGATCCTGGCCGTCGGCCGGGGCCTGGGCATCGGCGCCATGGCTGGCATGATCGCGCCCTACCCCACCCTGGGCGAGGCCGGGCGTCGGGCGGCCGGCAGCTTCTTCACCCCCACCCTCTACGGCCGGCGCACCCGCTGGCTCGTGCGCCTGCTGCAACGGCTCGGCTGA
- the rpmH gene encoding 50S ribosomal protein L34 — MKRTFQPSRLVRKRRHGFRARMATVGGKKVIQNRRSQGRKRLSA; from the coding sequence GTGAAGCGCACCTTTCAGCCGAGCCGCCTGGTTCGCAAGCGTCGCCACGGTTTCCGTGCGCGCATGGCGACCGTTGGCGGCAAGAAGGTTATCCAGAACCGCCGCTCGCAGGGGCGCAAGCGCCTCTCCGCCTGA
- the rnpA gene encoding ribonuclease P protein component yields the protein MATAVGRLTQRSEFLRVAAARRKWAAPGLVLQACERVDAPAEGPPRVGFTATRKVGGAVVRNRARRRLRAVAAAILPVRGQPGWDYVLIARDGTAGRPFAALLGDLQTALDRVARARPVPPAMPTPVLAPSGAGMSAA from the coding sequence ATGGCGACGGCCGTCGGACGGCTGACGCAACGGTCGGAGTTCCTGCGCGTCGCCGCCGCACGGCGGAAATGGGCCGCCCCCGGGTTGGTCCTGCAAGCCTGTGAGCGTGTCGATGCGCCGGCCGAAGGGCCACCGCGCGTCGGCTTCACCGCCACCCGCAAGGTGGGCGGCGCCGTCGTGCGCAACCGGGCCCGCAGGCGACTGCGGGCGGTGGCCGCCGCGATCCTTCCCGTGCGGGGGCAACCCGGCTGGGACTATGTCCTGATCGCCCGCGACGGCACCGCCGGGCGGCCGTTCGCGGCGTTGCTGGGCGACCTGCAGACGGCGCTCGACCGCGTCGCCCGTGCACGCCCGGTGCCGCCGGCCATGCCGACGCCCGTGTTGGCACCCTCCGGTGCCGGAATGTCGGCGGCATGA
- the yidD gene encoding membrane protein insertion efficiency factor YidD has translation MNIATRCLVVCARAYQWVLSPLFPPSCRFEPTCSAYAVEALGRHGALRGSWLTLRRLVRCNPWGSAGYDPVPSPDSAPARTPSCCAGHRR, from the coding sequence ATGAACATCGCCACGCGTTGCCTGGTGGTCTGCGCCCGCGCCTATCAATGGGTGCTGTCGCCGCTCTTCCCGCCAAGCTGTCGGTTCGAGCCGACCTGCTCGGCCTACGCGGTGGAAGCACTCGGCCGTCACGGGGCGCTGCGCGGCAGCTGGCTCACCCTGCGGCGACTGGTGCGTTGCAATCCGTGGGGAAGTGCCGGATACGATCCCGTGCCTTCCCCGGATTCCGCCCCCGCGCGGACTCCGTCCTGCTGCGCCGGCCATCGCCGGTAG
- the yidC gene encoding membrane protein insertase YidC, translating to MTDQKNLILAIAISIAILLGFQFFVQKPQQEAARQQQQQTDPAARPSGDATPPATPGVPAAAPAAGSVLDRAAALARSPRVSIDSPRLKGSVSLRGGRVDDLTMKDYRETVQPGSPLIDLLSPSETARPYFVQFGWIAGPENRDVAMPKDDTLWQAEGTALTAEQPLALTWDNGQGLVFRRTIAFDANFLMTVTDRVENTGTAPVSLLPYALTKRWPTPHTEGFYILHEGLIGVTDGVLREISYSSIKDQKLVEQKTTGGWLGFTDKYWLVSLIPDPADAVSSRFTYERRGTDDAYQADYLGATRSLAPGASAETTHRVFAGAKEVHLLDDYRDRLGIARFDRAIDFGWFYFLTKPIFYVIDYFYRWLGNFGLAILLLTVLIKAAFFPLANKSYRAMSKLKLLQPKMLELREKYGEDKQRLNQEMMQLYRKEGANPASGCLPIVVQIPVFFALYKVLFVTIEMRHAPFYGWIRDLSAPDPTTLFNLFGLIPWTPPHILMIGAWPIIMGVTMFLQQKLNPQPPDPIQAKVFMILPFLFTYLLAAFPAGLVIYWAWNNLLSILQQWLIMRRAGAA from the coding sequence ATGACCGATCAAAAGAACCTGATCCTCGCGATCGCGATTTCGATCGCCATCCTGCTCGGCTTCCAGTTTTTCGTGCAGAAGCCCCAGCAGGAGGCCGCCCGCCAACAGCAGCAGCAGACCGATCCGGCCGCGCGCCCGTCCGGCGACGCGACGCCGCCGGCGACGCCCGGGGTTCCGGCCGCCGCACCGGCTGCCGGCTCGGTGCTCGACCGGGCCGCGGCGCTGGCCCGTTCGCCCCGCGTGTCGATCGATTCGCCCCGCCTGAAGGGTTCGGTCTCGCTGCGCGGCGGCCGCGTCGACGACCTGACGATGAAGGACTACCGCGAGACGGTGCAGCCCGGCAGTCCGCTGATCGACCTGCTGTCGCCGTCGGAGACCGCGCGGCCCTACTTCGTGCAGTTCGGCTGGATCGCCGGCCCCGAGAACCGCGACGTGGCGATGCCCAAGGACGACACGCTGTGGCAGGCGGAGGGCACGGCCCTGACCGCCGAGCAGCCGCTGGCGCTGACGTGGGACAACGGCCAGGGCCTGGTCTTCCGGCGCACGATCGCCTTCGACGCCAACTTCCTGATGACGGTGACCGACCGGGTCGAGAACACCGGCACGGCACCCGTCTCGCTGCTGCCCTATGCGCTGACCAAGCGCTGGCCGACGCCCCACACCGAGGGCTTCTACATCCTGCATGAGGGGCTGATCGGCGTCACCGACGGGGTGCTGCGCGAAATCAGCTACTCCTCGATCAAGGACCAGAAGCTGGTCGAGCAGAAGACGACCGGCGGCTGGCTCGGCTTCACCGACAAATACTGGCTGGTCTCGCTGATTCCCGACCCGGCCGACGCGGTCAGCAGCCGCTTCACCTACGAGCGGCGCGGCACCGACGACGCCTACCAGGCCGATTATCTGGGGGCCACGCGCAGCCTGGCGCCCGGCGCCAGCGCCGAGACGACGCACCGGGTGTTCGCTGGCGCCAAGGAGGTCCATCTCCTCGACGACTATCGCGACCGGCTGGGCATCGCCCGCTTCGACCGCGCCATCGACTTCGGCTGGTTCTATTTCCTGACCAAGCCGATCTTCTACGTCATCGACTATTTCTACCGCTGGCTCGGCAATTTCGGCCTGGCGATCCTGCTGCTGACGGTCCTCATCAAGGCGGCTTTCTTCCCGCTCGCCAACAAGTCCTATCGCGCCATGAGCAAGCTGAAGCTGCTCCAGCCGAAGATGCTGGAACTGCGCGAGAAGTACGGCGAGGACAAGCAGCGCCTGAACCAGGAGATGATGCAGCTCTACCGCAAGGAGGGGGCGAACCCCGCCTCGGGCTGCCTGCCGATCGTCGTCCAGATCCCGGTCTTCTTCGCGCTCTACAAGGTGCTGTTCGTCACCATCGAGATGCGGCACGCGCCGTTCTATGGCTGGATCCGCGACCTGTCGGCGCCGGACCCGACGACGCTGTTCAACCTCTTCGGCCTCATCCCCTGGACGCCGCCGCACATCCTGATGATCGGCGCCTGGCCCATCATCATGGGCGTGACGATGTTCCTGCAGCAGAAGCTGAACCCGCAGCCGCCGGACCCCATCCAGGCCAAGGTGTTCATGATCCTGCCGTTCCTGTTCACCTACCTGCTGGCGGCCTTCCCGGCCGGCCTGGTGATCTACTGGGCGTGGAACAACCTGCTCTCGATCCTGCAGCAGTGGCTGATCATGCGCCGCGCCGGGGCTGCCTGA
- the yihA gene encoding ribosome biogenesis GTP-binding protein YihA/YsxC: protein MEEARPAIPETPELDAAAIEAGRLLFAQECGFFWAATNPGDLPPFDLPEIAFLGRSNVGKSSLINALTGRNSLARISNTPGRTRQLNFFRLGTRLNLIDMPGYGYAKVSRTEVAAWIKVIDAYLRGRPTLRRLCLLIDARHGLKDSDRSWMKMLDAAAVSYQIVLTKTDEPSRGELDAIRAKVAREAKTHVAAHPVIVETSARDGRGIPELRAILTALADPA, encoded by the coding sequence ATGGAGGAAGCCCGCCCCGCGATCCCGGAGACGCCCGAACTCGACGCAGCCGCGATCGAGGCCGGGCGCCTCCTCTTCGCCCAGGAGTGCGGGTTCTTCTGGGCGGCGACCAATCCGGGCGACCTGCCGCCCTTCGATCTGCCGGAGATCGCGTTCCTCGGCCGCTCGAACGTCGGCAAGTCGAGCCTGATCAACGCCCTGACCGGGCGCAATTCGCTGGCCCGGATCTCCAACACGCCGGGCCGCACCCGCCAGCTCAACTTCTTCCGGCTGGGCACGCGCCTGAACCTGATCGACATGCCGGGCTATGGCTATGCCAAGGTCTCGCGCACCGAGGTGGCGGCCTGGATCAAGGTGATCGACGCCTATCTGCGCGGCCGGCCGACGCTGCGCCGGCTCTGCCTGCTGATCGATGCCCGGCACGGGTTGAAGGACAGCGACCGGAGCTGGATGAAGATGCTGGATGCGGCCGCCGTCTCCTATCAGATCGTCCTGACCAAGACCGACGAGCCATCCCGCGGCGAGCTGGATGCGATCCGCGCCAAGGTCGCGCGCGAGGCCAAGACCCACGTCGCCGCCCACCCGGTGATCGTCGAGACGAGCGCCCGCGACGGCCGCGGCATCCCCGAGCTCAGGGCCATCCTGACAGCCCTGGCCGATCCGGCCTGA
- the argB gene encoding acetylglutamate kinase encodes MTAADISRAEWLAKASTLSEALPYMRRYAGKTFVVKYGGHAMGDETVAELFARNIVLLRQVGINPVVVHGGGPQIGAMLARLKIKSEFIDGLRVTDRETVEIVEMVLSGAINKQLTAMVNGAGGVAVGLSGKDGGLIRAEKLTRTRRDPESNIEKVLDLGFVGEPKVIDVSIIRALEKSGIIPIIAPIGLGPNGETFNINADTVAGAVAAALKATRLLLLTDVSGVKDKAGDLMPELTDGDVRRLIADGTITGGMIPKVETCLEAVDGGVEAAVILDGRVPNSVLLEIFTEHGVGTLIRREAA; translated from the coding sequence ATGACCGCTGCCGACATTTCCCGCGCCGAGTGGCTCGCCAAGGCGTCGACCCTGTCCGAAGCGCTGCCCTACATGCGCCGCTATGCCGGCAAGACCTTCGTCGTGAAATATGGCGGCCATGCCATGGGCGACGAGACGGTGGCCGAGCTGTTCGCGCGCAACATCGTCCTGCTGCGGCAAGTCGGCATCAACCCGGTGGTGGTGCATGGCGGCGGCCCGCAGATCGGCGCCATGCTGGCCCGCCTGAAGATCAAGAGCGAGTTCATCGACGGGCTGCGCGTGACGGACCGCGAGACGGTCGAGATCGTCGAGATGGTCCTGTCGGGCGCCATCAACAAGCAGCTTACCGCGATGGTGAACGGCGCCGGCGGCGTGGCCGTCGGCCTGTCGGGCAAGGATGGTGGCCTGATCCGGGCCGAGAAGCTGACCCGCACCAGGCGCGATCCCGAAAGCAACATCGAGAAGGTGCTGGACCTGGGCTTCGTGGGCGAGCCCAAGGTCATCGACGTGTCGATCATCCGCGCGCTCGAGAAGTCAGGCATCATCCCGATCATCGCGCCGATCGGGCTGGGGCCGAACGGCGAGACTTTCAATATCAATGCCGACACGGTGGCCGGCGCCGTCGCCGCCGCCCTGAAGGCGACGCGCCTGCTGCTGCTCACCGATGTGTCGGGCGTGAAGGACAAGGCCGGCGACCTGATGCCGGAACTGACCGATGGCGACGTGCGCCGGCTGATCGCCGACGGCACCATCACCGGCGGCATGATCCCCAAGGTCGAGACCTGCCTGGAAGCGGTCGACGGCGGGGTTGAGGCGGCCGTGATCCTGGACGGGCGCGTGCCCAATTCGGTCCTGCTGGAGATCTTCACCGAGCATGGCGTCGGCACGCTCATCCGTCGCGAAGCCGCCTGA
- a CDS encoding HAD family hydrolase → MTAGPRRAVLFDVGGPLDQETAFEQRIDGVILAALAAEGCRLDPGAYDRLCGAAVASFAPNLYEAVVWSALGGDRDACGRAMVAVAGRMAADPPAFELRPGMADLLAGLHGRGVRLGLVANQPASALERLAAGGLAPYFDHFAVSGTNGFRKPDVRAFLAAATALAVAPAECVMVGDRIDNDIAPARLLGMAAVRLRTGRHAGQRPRSLREVPDADVADVPGLALAIDRLLAG, encoded by the coding sequence GTGACGGCCGGCCCGCGCCGCGCCGTCCTCTTCGATGTCGGCGGGCCGCTTGACCAGGAGACGGCCTTCGAGCAGCGGATCGACGGCGTTATCCTGGCGGCCCTGGCCGCCGAGGGGTGCCGGCTCGATCCGGGCGCATACGACCGGCTGTGCGGAGCGGCGGTCGCCAGCTTCGCGCCCAACCTCTACGAGGCGGTGGTCTGGTCGGCGCTGGGCGGCGACCGGGATGCCTGCGGTCGCGCGATGGTGGCGGTTGCCGGGCGGATGGCGGCCGACCCGCCGGCCTTCGAATTGCGGCCGGGCATGGCCGATCTGCTGGCCGGCCTGCATGGCCGGGGCGTGCGCCTCGGCCTGGTCGCCAACCAGCCGGCCAGTGCGCTGGAAAGGCTGGCGGCGGGGGGACTGGCGCCGTACTTCGACCATTTCGCGGTCAGCGGCACGAACGGGTTCCGCAAGCCGGACGTGCGCGCGTTCCTGGCGGCCGCGACCGCGCTGGCAGTGGCGCCGGCTGAGTGCGTCATGGTCGGCGACCGCATCGACAACGACATTGCGCCGGCCCGCCTGCTCGGCATGGCGGCCGTGCGGCTGCGGACCGGGCGCCATGCGGGCCAGCGGCCGCGCAGCCTGCGCGAGGTGCCCGACGCGGACGTGGCGGACGTGCCGGGGCTGGCGCTGGCGATCGACCGGCTGCTCGCCGGCTGA